The Triticum dicoccoides isolate Atlit2015 ecotype Zavitan chromosome 6A, WEW_v2.0, whole genome shotgun sequence genome has a window encoding:
- the LOC119318061 gene encoding auxin-responsive protein SAUR32-like — protein MQGDQAEKRGKVKKGWLAVRVGQAQAEAEQGDGFRRFVIPIAYLYHPLFQRLLEAARDTYGYSSAGPLWLPCSVDEFLRLRALVDRETAHSHSSSSHRVHVQAGGHHQQQHGYSFAPCTRAKVTS, from the coding sequence ATGCAAGGGGACCAGGCGGAGAAGAGGGGGAAGGTGAAGAAGGGGTGGCTGGCCGTGCGGGTCGGCCAGGCCCAGGCGGAGGCGGAGCAGGGCGACGGGTTCCGGCGGTTCGTCATCCCCATCGCCTACCTCTACCACCCGCTGTTCCAGCGGCTGCTGGAGGCGGCCCGGGACACGTATGGCTACAGCTCGGCCGGCCCGCTCTGGCTGCCCTGCTCCGTCGACGAGTTCCTCCGCCTGCGCGCGCTCGTCGACCGGGAGACGGCGCACTCGCACTCCTCGTCGTCGCACCGCGTGCACGTGCAAGCCGGCggccaccaccagcagcagcacggcTACTCCTTCGCCCCGTGCACCCGCGCCAAGGTCACCTCCTGA